A window of the Cucurbita pepo subsp. pepo cultivar mu-cu-16 chromosome LG01, ASM280686v2, whole genome shotgun sequence genome harbors these coding sequences:
- the LOC111780932 gene encoding glycine-rich RNA-binding protein GRP1A-like — MGRRRELTLMFLLFCSTIPAISSALQQQILPTESNYHQKTNAEKHGKDGVTNRISSIYSARAITVSQGIGHGSAAGGGENGGGGRPQAGGGGAAVIPVYAAGSAQAHHRQGRTRNAGNHYENNMGLLVASVLAAIAHLHLVF; from the exons atgggaagaagaagggagCTAACCTTGATGTTCTTGCTGTTTTGTTCTACCATACCAGCCATTTCATCTGCTCTCCAACAACAAATCCTCCCAACAG AGTCAAATTACCACCAGAAAACTAATGCAGAAAAACATGGCAAGGATGGTGTCACTAACCGGATTAGCAGCATATACAGTGCAAGGGCAATCACCGTTTCACAAGGGATTGGTCATGGAAGTGCCGCCGGTGGCGGAGAAAATGGTGGTGGCGGTAGACCTCAAGCAGGAGGTGGAGGTGCGGCCGTAATCCCTGTTTATGCCGCTGGTTCGGCACAAGCACATCATCGCCAAGGTCGAACGCGCAATGCAGGAAATCACTATGAAAACAACATGGGGCTTCTGGTAGCTTCAGTTTTGGCCGCCATTGCTCATCTCCATTTAGTTTTCTGA